The genome window AATGGCAGCTGAAAGCTGAAAGCAAAAGAATGAAAGCCAGCAGGCGAACAGTAAAAAGCGAAAGGCGAAAGGGCTTTTGCATGAAATATATTGTAAAGCCCCTCTCCAAAGGAGAGGGATTTAGGGTGAGGCGTAATAGTTCGCTTATTTTAAACTGCCGATCATGTCTTCCGGGCGAACCCACTCATCAAACTGCTCATTGGTGAGCAGGCCGAGGCCAAGGGCGGCTTCGCGGAGCGACAGATTTTCTTTTAACGCTTTTTTGGCGATTTTAGCCGCATTTTCATAACCGATATGCGGGTTTAAGGCAGTCACCAGCATTAATGAATTTTCAAGGTGTTTCTTTATCCCGGCATAGTTTGGCTCAATACCAACCGCACAATGATCATTGAATGAGGTGCATGCATCACCTATTAAGCGGGCCGACTGTAAAAAGTTGGCTGCCATAACCGGCTTAAACACATTAAGCTCATAATGCCCGTTTGAACCGCCTATAGATATGGTTACATCGTTACCCATAACCTGCGCAGCTACCATGGTAACAGCTTCATTTTGGGTTGGGTTAACCTTACCCGGCATAATTGACGAACCCGGCTCATTATCGGGAATATGGATCTCGCCGATACCAGAACGCGGACCGGAAGCCAGCATGCGGATATCATTGGCAATTTTCATTAATGATACTGCTATTTGTTTTAATGCACCATGGCTTTCAACAATAGCATCATGCGCAGCAAGTGCTTCAAATTTATTTTCGGCAGTGCGAAAAGGCAGGCCGGTAAATTTGGCAATGTATTCGGCCACCTTTACATCGTAACCTTTGGGTGTATTGATGCCTGTACCTACGGCTGTGCCGCCTAAAGCAAGCTCAGCGAGGTGATCAAGCGTATTCCTTAATGCTCTTAAGCCATGATCCAGCTGAGATACGTATCCAGAAAATTCCTGGCCCAAAGTAAGCGGCGTTGCATCCATTAAATGAGTACGGCCAATTTTAACGACACTTTTAAATGCTTCAGACTTCGCCTTTAAGGTATCACGCAGCTTTTCAACACCCGGGATAGTTACATCAATCACCATTTTATAGGCAGCAATGTGCATGGCTGTTGGGTACGTATCGTTTGATGATTGCGATTTATTTACATCATCATTAGGGTGGATGAAAGTTTTACCCTCGCCCAGTTTATTGCCGGCAACCACGTGTGCACGGTTGGCAACAACCTCGTTCACGTTCATGTTTGATTGTGTGCCCGACCCTGTTTGCCAGATCACCAGCGGAAATTCGCCGGCTAATCCGCCTTCAAGAATTTCATCGCAAACCTGTGCAATCTGGTCGCGTTTTTCGGCAGGCAATACGCCGCAATCCGTATTGGTGTATGCAGCAGCCTTTTTAAGGTAAGCAAAAGCAGCAATAATTTCCTTTGGCATGGATGCCTCCGGCCCAATTTTAAAGTTATTGCGTGATCTTTCGGTTTGTGCTCCCCAGTATTTATCGGCAGGTACCTGTACCTCGCCCATGGTATCGTGTTCGGTTCTGAAACTCATGGAATTTATGTTTTTTTGCAGCGCAAAGGTAGGGTTTTATCTAATGTTTGTAAACGTAAACGGGTAAACTTTTTGGTACAAAAACTAGTCTTCCGTTTGCGATCTTACACCATTAGTTTCCCTCCTTTTTGGATTTACATGATCGGCTTCAATGTACAATCCATCCGCCTTTTCAAACAGTTCGCGATTTTCATCTGTTGGCCCAAGCGCATAATTATACCTTGACAAGGCATAGAGCAGCGGTATTTTTTCTCTGGGGATCTCGCCTTGCTGCAAGTCATTTAGCCAGTCGCTTCCCATAAATAATAGCGTATATTTCTTTTCAATTTTTTCGTATATCGCATAGGCATCATACGAATCCAGCCACTCCGGCGGAGCGAATAAGCCGGTTATGTTCCCTATTTTATTCCGGCTTTCAACTCCTTCGTTTTTTTCCTGCCCAAAAACAAAAAAGAAATAAATCCATACAGCTAAAAATAAGATACCTGTTAACAGCGCTCCACCACTCCTTGTCCCTAAAAAAAGAAAAACTACTGCAAGTATCGCGGCATATACCCTTGCATAACCTGCTATAATACTTGTTTGATGGAGTGGCACCGAAAAGCCTTTTCTTCCCCGAAACGCTGAAGAAGTTACCAGCATTGACGCAACCGGCATCAAAGGTACCCCGATAATAATAAATTTAGTTTCAATCCATTGATCCTTTACTTCGTGTACCTTCCCAAGAAATATGGTGCCTATTATAAATGCCATGTGCCGGTTTAAGTTTGCTTTGCCGATGTTGTTAAGGATTCGGCTTTGTAAATTTAAGGATTTATGTCAATTGAGTTGAATTGCCATATAATTAATACATTACCTTTTTATTAAGCGATGCTTCCGGATACTAATCGGCAGTGATTGTTTACTGTTTGTTGCTTGTGTATATTTAGCAGGATATGCAGTTTTATATCAGCAAACGAAATTTAAATATGAAAACAATGAAACTGCTGATACAAAAGATCGCTTTGATTACCACCCTGGTAGCTATGAGTATAGCCGCCGCAGGTCAGATAACCACCATGGAGCATAATAATAAATTGGAGGTGTATGATCATTATAAATTGATAGACACGCTGCATGCCACGCCGGATCAACTGGCAAAAGTTCACCAGCTGCAAAAAATAAAGCAGCTCACAAAAGATCATTACTATTATGATTTTCCGTACGCACGTAACCTGGGTATCAGGTTTAACAATGATGGAAAAACAAAAAGCGAAGTTTACGAAGGCCGGGACTGGGGCGACGACAAGTTTTATAAAAGCATAATTATTGATGGCGACTGCTCAATTGAGCTGGCTGCACTGGATATTACTGAAAAAAATGCGGCTGATTATCGTTACCGGGTGGTACAAAATGACAACCAGGAGCTAACAACTTGGAAGGTACCTGCAACCTTTAAAAACACAAGCGATAAGCGGTTTAAGTATGCTTATTTAGGCCAGTTTAAATATGCGCCGGGCCAGGTGCTAAAGGTTGAAATTTATAATGTAAAAAACTTTAAACAACAGGATGCCATGCTAATTGACTGGCGCAAGGTTGAAGCCGCTAAAGTAGGTGCCACCATACAATATATTAGCCGAAACTTTCACATTCCGGATAACGGGCTAATAAGCTATCCTATGAATATGGTTAAACATGGGTCTGTTAAAAAGAAATCATTCTTCTTTGGAAAAGAACGGGTTTTTACGCGCCCAGCCTCGCTAAACTTTATTGAAACCACAGCTTCAAATGATATAAAATTAAGGCTCGGCGATTCGCTGCAAAATATATCCTTTGATATAGGAAACGGCCAAAGGCTTTATAATTACAGGATCAGCCTGAAAAGGGAGATTGATGGTTATACAGACAGTATAGACTTCGGCGAAACAAATGACAAACTTGTTCTATATAAGGAGTTTTGGAAAAACCCGGGCAAGTATAGTATCACCTTTACGCCTAAGATCCATAAGCATGGCGGCGAACCTATACTGCTGTTACACAACCTCGCGACCTCCATCAGTTTTACGACACTTCCAGCGTTGGATACTACGCACAGCATCCCCTTACGCGCTGTGATATTAATGGCTTTTATCACCGCTTTTATCATCGTTCTGCTGTTTACTTACTACCGGCAACGGCAAAAACGAACTTTGGAAGCGGAAGCACAAAACAGGCAGATCGCAACGCTGCAATTGCAATCGGTGCGCTCACAGCTAAACCCGCATTTTATGTTCAATGCGCTGGCTGGCATTCAAAACCTGATGAATAAAAATGAAATTGAACTGGCTAATAAATACCTGGCCCGCTTTGCCCGCATTACCCGCAACGTACTTGACGACGGTAATAAAGAACTAACTTCAATTGAGCATGAAACCGACCTGCTTAACGATTACCTTCAAATGGAGCAACTGCGTTTTGGCTTCGCGTTTGATATTAACGTGGATGATATTGACCAGCAAATTGAGATTCCCGCCATGCTGCTGCAGCCATTTGTTGAAAATGCAGTTAAACATGGGGTATCAACCTTAAAAGATAAAGGGAAAATAACCGTTGGCATTGCTAAAAACAATGCCGACCTGATTCTGACCGTTGCCGACAATGGCGGAGGCTTTATCGGGGAAACCACAACCGGTATGGGGATAAAACTTTGCAAAGAGCGGATTAAGCTGCTCAACGGCATCTATAAAAATAGCAGTATCTTGCTGCATAAAAACGTGCAAAGCAACAACGGCACCCTAATAACCATTGAACTGAAAAACTGGCTGTAGAAAATGAAAGCGCTTATTGTTGATGATGAAGCCTCTAACCGGGAAAATCTGCTGCACTTATTGCAAACCTATGCGCCCGATATAGTGGTATGCGCTGCCGCAGGGAATGTTGACGAGAGTATAAAAGCGATAACAACGCACAGCCCTCAATTAGTTTTCCTGGATATCCAGCTGCATCAGCAGTCCGGTTTCGACCTGCTTAAACAATTAAGCGAAATAAACTTCGAGATCATATTCGTAACAGCGTATGATCAGTACGGCATCCAGGCTGTAAAGTTCGCTGCGCTTGATTACCTGCTGAAACCTATTGACATTGATGAGCTTAGGTGGGCAATTGAAAAAGCCCGCAAGGCTATCCATCAAAAACAAAAAAACGAGCGTTTGGGCTACCTGCTGGAGTATTTAAAGGATGACAATAAAAGCAAGCCCCGTATTGCCTTGCCCCTATTCAGCGAAACACGGTATGTAAATATCAATGATATTATTCGTTGCGAAGCCGACAATAGCTACACCCGTTTTTTGCTAAACAGCGGCGAACAGATCCTGGTATCAAAAACCTTAAAGGAATACGCCGCGCTGTTGCTCAATTATGGTTTTTTGCGTTCGCATCAATCACACCTGGTTAATACCGCGTTTATAAAAAGCTGGCTGCGCGAGGATGGCGGCAGCTTGCTGCTAACTGATGGCGTAAAAGTGCCGGTATCAAAACTAAACCGGGAAAAAGTTAAGGAATTACTGGCTTCGCAGTTTAAGCTGTAAAACGCAAATTTAAAAGGCCCGCTCGGCTCCCTTAACCCAGGCTTCCAGATCAGCTACCGGCTGCTGGTTGTCTTTTATCCATTTGGTGCTTTCGGGTGTGCTGCTGCTAACCAGCCTGGCCATTGCCGGCATATTTGGCGATTGTGCCAGCCGATAAAAATAAGCGGCTAAATATGTTCTGAAAAAATAATTCCCGGTTTGCTTTTCTGCAAGCTGTCCAACATTTGTAAAAATAGCTGTCAGTTCTGCCGCTAACAGGTCCGCTGCGGAGGCATACCTTCTTTTGCTAAAATCAGCAACGGCCTGTGTTATTGCCTGGTTGAGGGCGCTGGTATTTGCATCAATAGCACCCGGAGCCAATTCGCCCGGTTCGGGCTTAAGCGCCCCACCTTGCAGTATATGCTGAATGTTTGCAAAGGCTTCAGTACTGCGGGCAGTATTGGGTTCCAGCAATATAAAGCTGCAGAAACCAAGTAATGCCTGTGCCCGTTTATTTTGATGAAAACTAACCAGGGCATACATCCTTTGTGTGCCGGCATGTTTTGGATCAAGCTTTATGGCTTCAATTGCATTTTTCTCTGCTTCGGTATATTGCTTGCTTTTAAAATGGATCAGTCCCAAAAGGTCATAAGCGGCAGCGTTGAGTTTACCGTCGCCCTTCACTACTTTTTCAAGATAAGGAATCCCATCTTTTCCTTTATCTGATAAAAATAAAGAATACGCCAACTGGTAATTGGCATATAAATTTCCGGTGTCAAGCTTTAGTGCTTGTTGATATTTTTCAATAGCTTCAGCGTATTTCTTTTCATCATTTAGCTTTACCCCCTGCTTAACCAGCGCACGGGCATCATCATTGTCCTGGGCTAATGTTTTGCGGCTGGCTGCAATTATAAAAAGGCCAATAAGCAGGTATTGAAAGTATTTCATCTGCTAAAATTAGGAAGACCTATTAACTAAAAGAAAAAATAATTAAAACATTACTTTATAACTCCTGTATAATTTCTGACTTTTGCCACCGTTAACAAAGTGTGAATTTTACTTTATGAAATTAGTGTACACCCCCATCATATTTACTTTTTTTCTTTTTATTTTAACTGCCTGCTCATCCAAACAAAAAGATACCAGCGCCAAGCTGCCCGGCCCCGAGGCACCGTTTGATACCAAAGCTTTTTTAAGTTACGACCCCAAGCATGCCGATAAAAAAATTGATGAAGTGATGCAGCAACTGCATAAAACCCGCGGTTTTAACGGGAACGTGCTGGTGGCAAAAAATGGCAAAATAATTTACGAAAAGGCAATTGGCTGGGCTGATTACCTTCACCGCGACAGCCTCAAGTTAAGCTCGAAGTTTGAGCTGGCTTCAGTTACCAAAACTATGACGAGCACTGCCATATTGATGTTGATGGAGCAAGGAAAGCTTAAGCTGGATGATGATGTAAAAAAGTTTTTTCCTGATTTTCCGTATGATGGGGTAACTATTCGCCTGCTGCTTACACACCGTTCGGGCATGATGAATTATGTTTATTTTACCGACGATTTGTACCGCGCCCAACACCTTAACCAGCGGAAGGGCATCTCCAACCAGGAAGAAATGGCTTTGATAGCCCAATACAAACCCCGCCCGTTTAACAAACCTAACGTAAGGTTTTTGTATAACAACTCAAATTTTATGGTGCTGGGGTCCATTATTGAAAAAGTTACCGGCCAGTCTTATGCCGATTTTATGCAAACCCACATTTTTAAACCTTCCAAAATGCTGAATACAGCAGTTTATTCAAAGGCGGTTTATGATAAGATCCCTGTGGATGTGGTTGGGCACGACAGGGGGCAGTGGAAATATTCTGTCGCACAAAACTTTTTAGACGGGCCGGTTGGCGACAAAGGCATTTACAGTACAGTAGGTGACCTTTGGCTGTATGACCGTGCGTTGCGCGCCGGCCGTTTGTTAAAACAGGCTACTATGGATTCGGCATACGTGCCCCGCAACCCTATGGTTCATGGTCACTTTAGCTACGGCTATGGCTGGCGGATATTTGAGGCGCCTGGCAAGCAGGTAATTTACCATACCGGCTGGTGGCATGGTTTCAGGCATATTTATTTACGTGACATTAAAGATGATATTACCATTGTGCTGCTTTCAAATCTTTCAAACGGCAGTTTATTAAAGCTTGATGATTTGTTTAAAGCGGCTGGAATGCCAATAGTGCGCAAAAGTGCCTACAACGGTAATGGCGACACAAGTGATGATTAAGATTTAAGTGAGTGGTTGATTGGGCTGGATTAGGTTGATTACGTTTTTTAATTTTGCAACAACTCACTAAATCTACATAATAAACTAATAAACTATGTTCGATAAACTAATGCAAGCCCAGCAAATGGCGGGCGCAATGAAACAAAAATTAGACGCTATTACCGTAACGGGCACTGCCGAAGGTGGCAAAATCACAGTTACCGCTAATGCAAGCAAAGTTATCCAGTCTGTAACTATTGATGAGGGGTTTTTAAAGGAGGCAGATAAAGAGCAGCTGGAAGAGCTCATGGTTATTGCCATAAATAAGGCCATGACCCAGGCAGATACCGCAAGCCAAAGCGAAATGGCCGCTGTAACCAAAGATATGTTTGGTGGCATGGGTGGCCTTTTTTAGAATATTGACATTAGGATGTTTTATTATAGAACGCCAAATGCCGAATTTTGGACGATTATGTAAGGAAGCCGACTGTATTTCCACCAGCGGTTACCTGTAAAAACAAAAACTGACCTATGAAAACTACCTATTACGGACAATCGACTTTTATGATCGAGACAGGCGGAAAAAAGCTGTTATTTGATCCGTTTATTACCCCAAACCCGATGGCAAAAGACATCGATATTGATAGCCTTAAGCCTGATTATATTTTAGTTTCACACGGGCATGGCGATCATGTGGCCGATTTGCTCGCAATCCAGAAAAGCAGCGACGCCATCATTATCTGCATTGCCGAAATAGCCAACTGGCTTGGCAAGCACGGTATAAACAATGCACACGGCATGAACATTGGCGGCGGATTTGATTTTGATTTCGGCCGAGTGAAAATGGTAAACGCCATCCATTCCAGCACCTTGCCTGACGGTTCGCCGGGGGGAAATCCTGCCGGTTTTGTTATTTACGCCGATGGAAAAACCATTTATTATGCCGGCGACACCGCGCTTACCTATGATATGAAACTGCTTGCTGATGATAACCTTGACTGGGCTTACCTGCCAATAGGCGACAACTACACTATGGGCGTTGATGATGCAATTAAAGCAACCAGCTTCATCAACTGTAAAAATGTAATTGGCATGCACTATGACACGTTCCCGGTAATTGCTATAGATAAAAAAGCGGCAGAAGAAAAATTCATCAAAGCGGGCATTAATATCAAGCTGCCTCAAATTGGCGAAAGCATAGAGCTGTAATTTAAAGAAACGTCATGCTGAACTTGTTTCGGCACCCCATAGCCAATTAATCACGTGAAAGGTTTAGGCCTGCCATTCGGTAGGTCCTGTGAGGTGCTAAAGCAAGTTCGGCGTGACTTACTAAACGACCTTTAGTCAATCAACTTATACCCTACGCCCCTGATATTAATAATCTCTACCGATAGGTCCTG of Mucilaginibacter xinganensis contains these proteins:
- the fumC gene encoding class II fumarate hydratase yields the protein MSFRTEHDTMGEVQVPADKYWGAQTERSRNNFKIGPEASMPKEIIAAFAYLKKAAAYTNTDCGVLPAEKRDQIAQVCDEILEGGLAGEFPLVIWQTGSGTQSNMNVNEVVANRAHVVAGNKLGEGKTFIHPNDDVNKSQSSNDTYPTAMHIAAYKMVIDVTIPGVEKLRDTLKAKSEAFKSVVKIGRTHLMDATPLTLGQEFSGYVSQLDHGLRALRNTLDHLAELALGGTAVGTGINTPKGYDVKVAEYIAKFTGLPFRTAENKFEALAAHDAIVESHGALKQIAVSLMKIANDIRMLASGPRSGIGEIHIPDNEPGSSIMPGKVNPTQNEAVTMVAAQVMGNDVTISIGGSNGHYELNVFKPVMAANFLQSARLIGDACTSFNDHCAVGIEPNYAGIKKHLENSLMLVTALNPHIGYENAAKIAKKALKENLSLREAALGLGLLTNEQFDEWVRPEDMIGSLK
- a CDS encoding sensor histidine kinase yields the protein MKTMKLLIQKIALITTLVAMSIAAAGQITTMEHNNKLEVYDHYKLIDTLHATPDQLAKVHQLQKIKQLTKDHYYYDFPYARNLGIRFNNDGKTKSEVYEGRDWGDDKFYKSIIIDGDCSIELAALDITEKNAADYRYRVVQNDNQELTTWKVPATFKNTSDKRFKYAYLGQFKYAPGQVLKVEIYNVKNFKQQDAMLIDWRKVEAAKVGATIQYISRNFHIPDNGLISYPMNMVKHGSVKKKSFFFGKERVFTRPASLNFIETTASNDIKLRLGDSLQNISFDIGNGQRLYNYRISLKREIDGYTDSIDFGETNDKLVLYKEFWKNPGKYSITFTPKIHKHGGEPILLLHNLATSISFTTLPALDTTHSIPLRAVILMAFITAFIIVLLFTYYRQRQKRTLEAEAQNRQIATLQLQSVRSQLNPHFMFNALAGIQNLMNKNEIELANKYLARFARITRNVLDDGNKELTSIEHETDLLNDYLQMEQLRFGFAFDINVDDIDQQIEIPAMLLQPFVENAVKHGVSTLKDKGKITVGIAKNNADLILTVADNGGGFIGETTTGMGIKLCKERIKLLNGIYKNSSILLHKNVQSNNGTLITIELKNWL
- a CDS encoding LytR/AlgR family response regulator transcription factor, which produces MKALIVDDEASNRENLLHLLQTYAPDIVVCAAAGNVDESIKAITTHSPQLVFLDIQLHQQSGFDLLKQLSEINFEIIFVTAYDQYGIQAVKFAALDYLLKPIDIDELRWAIEKARKAIHQKQKNERLGYLLEYLKDDNKSKPRIALPLFSETRYVNINDIIRCEADNSYTRFLLNSGEQILVSKTLKEYAALLLNYGFLRSHQSHLVNTAFIKSWLREDGGSLLLTDGVKVPVSKLNREKVKELLASQFKL
- a CDS encoding tetratricopeptide repeat protein, with product MKYFQYLLIGLFIIAASRKTLAQDNDDARALVKQGVKLNDEKKYAEAIEKYQQALKLDTGNLYANYQLAYSLFLSDKGKDGIPYLEKVVKGDGKLNAAAYDLLGLIHFKSKQYTEAEKNAIEAIKLDPKHAGTQRMYALVSFHQNKRAQALLGFCSFILLEPNTARSTEAFANIQHILQGGALKPEPGELAPGAIDANTSALNQAITQAVADFSKRRYASAADLLAAELTAIFTNVGQLAEKQTGNYFFRTYLAAYFYRLAQSPNMPAMARLVSSSTPESTKWIKDNQQPVADLEAWVKGAERAF
- a CDS encoding serine hydrolase domain-containing protein; its protein translation is MKLVYTPIIFTFFLFILTACSSKQKDTSAKLPGPEAPFDTKAFLSYDPKHADKKIDEVMQQLHKTRGFNGNVLVAKNGKIIYEKAIGWADYLHRDSLKLSSKFELASVTKTMTSTAILMLMEQGKLKLDDDVKKFFPDFPYDGVTIRLLLTHRSGMMNYVYFTDDLYRAQHLNQRKGISNQEEMALIAQYKPRPFNKPNVRFLYNNSNFMVLGSIIEKVTGQSYADFMQTHIFKPSKMLNTAVYSKAVYDKIPVDVVGHDRGQWKYSVAQNFLDGPVGDKGIYSTVGDLWLYDRALRAGRLLKQATMDSAYVPRNPMVHGHFSYGYGWRIFEAPGKQVIYHTGWWHGFRHIYLRDIKDDITIVLLSNLSNGSLLKLDDLFKAAGMPIVRKSAYNGNGDTSDD
- a CDS encoding YbaB/EbfC family nucleoid-associated protein, yielding MFDKLMQAQQMAGAMKQKLDAITVTGTAEGGKITVTANASKVIQSVTIDEGFLKEADKEQLEELMVIAINKAMTQADTASQSEMAAVTKDMFGGMGGLF
- a CDS encoding metal-dependent hydrolase; this translates as MKTTYYGQSTFMIETGGKKLLFDPFITPNPMAKDIDIDSLKPDYILVSHGHGDHVADLLAIQKSSDAIIICIAEIANWLGKHGINNAHGMNIGGGFDFDFGRVKMVNAIHSSTLPDGSPGGNPAGFVIYADGKTIYYAGDTALTYDMKLLADDNLDWAYLPIGDNYTMGVDDAIKATSFINCKNVIGMHYDTFPVIAIDKKAAEEKFIKAGINIKLPQIGESIEL